From Deltaproteobacteria bacterium, one genomic window encodes:
- a CDS encoding BrnA antitoxin family protein has product MKRALKAIPKFKTEAEERTFWETHDSTEYVDWSQAQRVRFPHLKPSTQAISLRLPLPLLEQIKVEANRRDVPYQSLIKVWLAEKVEQGQGVAHRLASRSPRLRPRHGSD; this is encoded by the coding sequence ATGAAGAGAGCACTCAAAGCGATTCCTAAATTCAAAACTGAAGCAGAAGAACGTACCTTCTGGGAAACCCATGATTCTACGGAGTACGTGGACTGGTCCCAGGCGCAACGGGTGCGCTTTCCGCATCTGAAGCCCTCGACGCAAGCCATCTCTTTGCGTCTGCCGCTGCCGCTGCTGGAACAGATTAAGGTTGAGGCCAACCGGCGTGATGTTCCGTATCAGTCGTTGATCAAAGTGTGGTTAGCAGAGAAGGTTGAGCAGGGCCAAGGGGTAGCCCACAGGCTAGCCAGCCGTTCCCCCCGACTGCGGCCACGCCACGGTTCTGACTGA
- a CDS encoding efflux RND transporter permease subunit — protein MQKLAEICIRRPIFAAMLMLALVVIGMVSYVRLGVDRFPSVDLPTITVRTTLPGASPEEMETEVSQLVEEAVNTIEGIDELRSVSGPGFSNVIVTFNLDRDIDTAAQDIRDRVATVVSDLPEDVDPPEIYKFDNDLTPVLTVALSGDRPLRELTELADKIVKIQLERASGVGEVRLVGGLERAISIWIDASRLAAYRLPITAVRDALVRQNADIPGGNVTAGPREQVLRTMGRLTDPRAFNDLVIATRNGAPLRVRDIGWAADDTKEQRSVARLNGVLTVTLEVRRQSGANSIAVIEAAKLALERLAPQLPADVTVEIVRDQSRYIYAALHEIQLHLVLGSLFACMVVLAFMRSWRATVIAGVAIPTSVIATFGAMWALDFTLNSVTMLALVLMVGIVIDDAIVVLENIFRFIEEKNRPPFAAAREATAEIGLVVTATTLSLVVIFVPVSFMSSISGRFLFQFGITAAVAVLVSLVVSFALTPMMSARLMSVELLHAERRPEAARSRGGFYAWLDRAYLVVLTFALRHRTVTALAAVVAIASALPLHALVKQEYIPGNVDEAEFDINITAPEGASLAAMDEAMNTIERDLHTVPGVRLVLTSAGSNFFGSVNQGRAYVRIAPHEERTFSLSRLWQEAWRGDPLAAWRGNYTQREVMQEVRHRLGAYTDLRTSVRNAPSFNIGSGNWEIDFVIRGPDLVLLADYAERLRQQAMALGIIDTDTTLRLDKPELRVEIDRDRAAQLAVQTEDIATALRLMVGGDEEVSRFRDASLNEDYDVQLRLAASDRTTPSAIVQLYVPSQNGTLIRLDNLVQLTSTPSASRIDRLDRQRMVSLRGSVGPGYAMADRIAALRAAAQELQLPATYTTTLSGRGRELEHTFSEFLWAFVLSIMFMYMILASQFESLVHPLTILLSLPIAAPFALFSLWVTGNTLNLYSALGLLVLFGVVKKNAILQIDHTNRLRRSGMVRAEAILRANRDRLRPILMTTLALVAGMTPLALGTGPGAEERRAIAVVVIGGQTLSLLLTLIVTPVAYTLFDDLAARMKRAGSRDLPASPSS, from the coding sequence ATGCAAAAACTCGCCGAGATCTGCATTCGCCGTCCAATTTTTGCCGCCATGCTGATGCTCGCCTTGGTGGTGATCGGCATGGTCAGCTATGTCCGGCTCGGAGTGGACCGGTTTCCTTCGGTCGATCTCCCGACCATCACGGTGCGGACGACGCTTCCCGGGGCTTCGCCCGAGGAGATGGAAACCGAAGTCTCGCAACTCGTCGAGGAAGCGGTCAACACCATCGAAGGCATTGACGAACTGCGCTCCGTGTCCGGGCCAGGCTTCTCGAATGTCATCGTGACGTTCAATCTTGATCGCGATATCGACACCGCCGCGCAAGACATACGTGATCGGGTCGCGACGGTGGTGAGCGATCTGCCCGAAGACGTTGACCCGCCCGAGATTTACAAGTTCGATAACGACCTCACGCCGGTGCTGACCGTGGCGCTGTCCGGCGACCGCCCATTACGCGAGTTGACCGAGCTAGCGGATAAGATCGTCAAAATCCAACTCGAACGTGCTTCCGGAGTGGGTGAGGTTCGCCTCGTTGGCGGTCTCGAACGCGCCATTAGCATCTGGATCGATGCGAGTCGTCTGGCCGCGTATCGATTGCCGATTACCGCCGTGCGCGATGCGCTGGTGCGGCAGAATGCCGATATCCCGGGCGGGAATGTCACTGCCGGGCCACGCGAGCAGGTGCTACGCACCATGGGCCGTTTGACCGACCCGCGCGCATTTAACGATCTCGTCATTGCCACCCGCAACGGTGCACCGCTGCGGGTGCGCGACATTGGCTGGGCGGCGGACGACACGAAAGAACAACGATCTGTGGCGCGACTGAACGGTGTCCTCACGGTGACGCTCGAAGTCCGTCGTCAGTCCGGCGCTAATAGCATCGCGGTCATCGAAGCCGCCAAACTCGCTCTCGAACGCCTCGCGCCGCAGTTGCCGGCGGACGTGACCGTGGAGATCGTCCGCGACCAGTCGCGCTACATTTACGCCGCGCTCCACGAGATCCAGCTTCACCTTGTGCTCGGCAGTCTGTTTGCCTGCATGGTGGTGCTAGCCTTCATGCGCAGTTGGCGGGCAACGGTGATCGCCGGCGTGGCGATTCCTACCTCGGTGATCGCGACCTTCGGCGCGATGTGGGCACTGGATTTTACCCTCAACAGCGTCACTATGCTGGCCTTAGTGCTGATGGTTGGCATCGTCATTGACGACGCCATCGTGGTGCTGGAGAACATCTTCCGTTTCATCGAAGAGAAAAACCGCCCGCCGTTTGCCGCCGCGCGCGAGGCGACAGCGGAGATCGGTTTGGTCGTGACCGCCACGACGCTGAGCCTGGTCGTGATCTTCGTCCCGGTCTCCTTCATGTCGAGCATTTCCGGACGGTTCCTATTTCAATTCGGCATCACCGCCGCCGTCGCCGTGCTCGTCAGTCTCGTGGTGTCGTTTGCCTTGACGCCCATGATGAGTGCGAGATTGATGAGTGTGGAGCTGCTTCATGCAGAACGACGGCCAGAGGCGGCGCGCTCGCGTGGTGGTTTCTATGCCTGGCTGGACCGTGCGTATCTCGTGGTGTTGACCTTCGCACTGCGTCATCGGACTGTGACCGCGCTGGCAGCCGTGGTCGCAATCGCCTCTGCGTTGCCCTTGCATGCACTGGTCAAGCAAGAATATATCCCCGGCAATGTCGACGAAGCCGAGTTCGACATTAACATTACAGCCCCGGAGGGTGCCAGCTTAGCCGCGATGGATGAGGCGATGAACACCATCGAGCGAGACCTGCACACCGTGCCGGGAGTGCGGTTGGTGCTGACCTCAGCAGGAAGCAACTTCTTCGGCAGCGTCAATCAAGGCCGCGCCTACGTGCGCATCGCGCCACATGAAGAACGGACCTTTTCGCTGTCGCGCTTATGGCAAGAAGCGTGGCGCGGGGACCCGCTCGCAGCCTGGCGCGGCAACTACACCCAGCGCGAGGTCATGCAGGAGGTGCGTCACCGACTCGGTGCCTACACCGATCTGCGCACCTCGGTGCGCAATGCGCCCTCGTTCAACATCGGCAGCGGTAACTGGGAGATCGACTTCGTCATCCGCGGACCAGACCTGGTCCTGCTTGCCGACTATGCCGAACGACTGCGCCAACAGGCCATGGCCCTCGGTATCATCGACACGGATACCACGCTGCGACTGGACAAGCCGGAACTGCGCGTCGAAATCGACCGCGACCGCGCGGCGCAGCTTGCCGTGCAAACCGAGGATATCGCGACCGCGCTGCGGCTCATGGTCGGCGGCGATGAAGAAGTCTCCCGCTTCCGGGACGCGTCGCTGAATGAAGACTACGACGTGCAACTGCGACTCGCCGCGTCCGACCGCACCACGCCGAGCGCCATCGTGCAACTCTACGTCCCTAGTCAGAACGGCACGCTGATTCGGCTCGACAACCTCGTTCAACTCACATCGACGCCCAGCGCCTCGCGTATCGACCGCCTAGACCGGCAACGCATGGTCAGCCTGCGCGGATCGGTCGGTCCTGGCTATGCAATGGCCGACCGCATCGCCGCGCTCCGCGCCGCCGCCCAAGAGCTGCAACTGCCCGCGACCTACACCACCACCCTCTCCGGTCGTGGGCGAGAATTGGAACACACATTCAGCGAATTTCTGTGGGCATTCGTATTGTCGATCATGTTCATGTACATGATCCTCGCCTCGCAGTTCGAGAGTCTGGTCCACCCGCTCACGATTTTGCTCTCCCTGCCAATCGCCGCGCCGTTCGCGTTGTTCTCGTTATGGGTGACGGGGAACACCTTGAATCTCTACTCTGCGCTCGGCTTATTAGTGTTGTTCGGCGTGGTGAAGAAGAATGCCATCCTGCAGATCGATCACACCAACCGATTGCGGCGGAGTGGGATGGTGCGCGCAGAGGCCATCCTACGGGCCAACCGGGACCGTCTCCGCCCTATTCTCATGACGACACTCGCGCTAGTAGCGGGCATGACGCCACTCGCCTTGGGCACTGGTCCAGGGGCCGAAGAGCGCCGCGCGATTGCCGTTGTCGTGATCGGCGGGCAAACGTTATCCCTGTTGCTCACGCTGATCGTCACCCCGGTCGCTTACACCCTCTTCGACGATCTCGCCGCGCGGATGAAAAGAGCGGGGAGCCGAGACTTGCCAGCAAGTCCTTCGTCGTAG
- a CDS encoding alpha/beta fold hydrolase — translation MISRASTVSALILLLFLFILSATAYAGAISNIAAVNGTEVSYEIQGTGPALVLLNDGILDKRMWDDQVKAFAAHYRVIRYDFRGWGRSSPPQEPFSPVDDLHALLTFLRIEKVALIGSFVGGGVAIDFAIEHPEMVSSVVVATPLLHGFRYSEATESWSQTWYAVARADDKDRLLHLFMDNPTLGKRLKDIPPVRQRLETMLLDNFAVYRTDFSRLLLGADPPALRLLPAVRTPTLIVAGENVNPDLRIIMEMLQRGVRDARHITIPQTGQLANIERPEEFNRIVLEWLSKHAHEGEKFVSM, via the coding sequence ATGATTTCCCGAGCATCAACCGTTTCGGCTCTTATTCTGCTTCTGTTCCTCTTCATTCTCTCCGCAACTGCATACGCTGGGGCTATTTCCAATATTGCCGCCGTGAACGGCACGGAGGTCTCGTATGAAATCCAAGGCACTGGTCCGGCACTCGTGCTGCTCAACGATGGCATTCTCGACAAGCGCATGTGGGATGACCAAGTCAAAGCGTTTGCCGCACACTATCGAGTCATTCGCTATGACTTTCGCGGTTGGGGTCGATCTTCGCCACCGCAGGAGCCGTTCTCGCCGGTCGACGATCTCCACGCCCTCCTGACGTTTCTTCGCATCGAGAAAGTTGCGCTGATTGGCTCTTTCGTTGGCGGAGGTGTCGCCATCGACTTCGCCATTGAGCACCCGGAGATGGTCAGCAGTGTGGTCGTCGCGACTCCGCTCCTGCACGGGTTTCGCTACTCCGAGGCTACCGAATCCTGGTCGCAGACGTGGTACGCGGTCGCGCGGGCAGATGACAAAGACCGATTGCTTCATCTGTTTATGGACAATCCGACCTTAGGAAAACGACTCAAGGATATCCCCCCTGTGCGCCAACGCCTCGAAACCATGCTGTTGGACAATTTTGCCGTGTATCGCACTGATTTCAGCCGATTGCTCTTAGGAGCGGACCCACCGGCATTGCGTCTCCTCCCGGCCGTGCGCACGCCGACGTTGATTGTCGCTGGCGAAAACGTGAACCCCGATCTGCGCATCATTATGGAGATGCTCCAACGCGGCGTCCGCGATGCGCGGCACATCACGATTCCGCAGACCGGACAGCTCGCCAACATCGAGCGGCCCGAAGAGTTCAACCGTATCGTGCTGGAGTGGCTGAGCAAACATGCGCACGAGGGAGAAAAGTTCGTCTCTATGTAA
- a CDS encoding AAA family ATPase, translated as MSAHAEIIFPPFRLDIRNEQLWRDRKLIALRPKTFAILRYLAEHSGRLVTKDELLRAVWGETQVSEEGLRDYLREIRQALGDDATTPQFVETVRGRGYRFFPVTAIHPVQSAKFQVPSSSSSLIPSPQRPAPTLVGREAELVQLHQRLAKAAEGVRQLVFVTGEPGIGKTAIVEAFLSGLGQQGTGNGDQENQKVKGEEPSPTPNPQHPIPGAWLGWGQCIEQHGAGEAFLPVLDALGRLCRGTDGEDIIDVLRRHAPMWLVQLPAFIEPDELEMLQRKVQGVSRGRMLREFAEMVEALANVGAIHESPLLVLVLEDLHWSDVSTLDLLAFLARRKEPARLLIVGTYRPVEMIGNGHPLKGIVQELYAHGLAVEVAVGALSEAEIGEYLQVRCGGGAIHESPLRRLTQPLHHHTGGNPLFLVSLVDDLVTRGLLAQDGKGWALQGEVEMIGIPETIRHLVARQRERLPLEEQRVLEAASVAGMEFSAAAVAAALATDTALVERRCEQLAGCRQFLERLGVEEWPDGTLAARYGFLHALYQQLWHEWVSPTQLQHHHLRIGERKERGYGERTREIAAELAVHFEQGQDYRRAVRYLEQAAKNALRRSAHQDASTLLRKGLELLKNVSDPLERTQHELALRLTLGTSLAAIQGWGDPAVKDSYSRSRALCQEFGDSLQLFSVLWGLRAFYVVRAELDTAHELAEHLLVLAQNARDAALLLEAHLGLGVVLLYQGDVLPARQHLEQAMTFHDPQNHHAHALLYGQDPAVDCLAHSCPLLFGLGFVDLAVEKSRHALALAEQIAHPLSQLRARCFTAATHQGRGEARLTQQHAETALKIASEHGFAYFAAMATMLRGWAIAEQGEVEEGLAQIRQGLSAHSSMGAELGRPYYLSLLAEACQRAGRVEEGLAALDEALLKVNTNGERHYEAELYRLKGELLSNAAQKDHRREESPLVEACFQQALTIARQQGTKMFELRATLRLVQLWRQQRKKTEARQLLTGIYSWFTEGFDLADLQEAKALLDKLDSK; from the coding sequence ATGAGTGCTCACGCAGAAATAATTTTTCCGCCGTTTCGCTTGGACATACGGAACGAGCAGCTCTGGCGAGACAGGAAGCTCATTGCCTTACGCCCCAAGACGTTCGCCATTTTGCGTTATCTAGCCGAACATTCTGGACGCTTGGTGACGAAAGACGAACTGCTCCGTGCTGTATGGGGCGAGACGCAGGTGAGCGAAGAGGGATTACGCGACTATTTGCGCGAGATTCGGCAAGCATTAGGGGATGATGCGACAACGCCGCAGTTTGTGGAGACCGTGCGAGGGCGCGGTTATCGCTTCTTCCCCGTCACTGCCATCCACCCAGTGCAAAGTGCCAAGTTTCAAGTGCCAAGTTCCTCTTCCTCCTTAATCCCCAGTCCCCAACGTCCAGCACCCACTCTGGTGGGTCGCGAAGCCGAACTGGTACAACTCCACCAGCGGTTAGCCAAAGCTGCGGAGGGCGTGCGCCAGCTCGTCTTTGTGACGGGCGAGCCGGGGATCGGGAAGACGGCGATAGTGGAAGCGTTTCTCTCAGGCCTCGGGCAACAGGGAACAGGCAACGGGGATCAGGAAAATCAAAAGGTAAAAGGAGAAGAGCCTTCCCCAACCCCTAACCCCCAACACCCAATCCCTGGGGCCTGGCTAGGTTGGGGGCAGTGCATTGAGCAGCACGGCGCTGGGGAAGCGTTCTTGCCGGTGCTCGATGCGCTGGGGCGGCTGTGTCGGGGAACTGACGGGGAGGACATCATTGACGTATTGCGCCGCCATGCCCCGATGTGGCTAGTGCAACTGCCCGCCTTCATCGAACCGGACGAACTGGAAATGCTCCAGCGCAAGGTGCAGGGAGTGTCACGGGGGCGGATGCTGCGCGAATTCGCTGAAATGGTGGAGGCGCTAGCAAATGTAGGGGCGATTCATGAATCGCCCCTCCTCGTTCTGGTTTTAGAGGATCTACACTGGAGCGATGTCTCGACACTCGATCTCCTGGCCTTCCTCGCTCGACGGAAAGAACCTGCTCGCTTGCTAATCGTTGGGACTTATCGTCCGGTGGAGATGATCGGCAACGGGCATCCGCTCAAGGGTATCGTGCAAGAATTGTATGCCCATGGGTTAGCTGTGGAAGTGGCGGTGGGCGCGTTGAGCGAAGCGGAGATTGGCGAGTATTTGCAGGTGCGGTGCGGTGGAGGGGCGATTCATGAATCGCCCCTACGAAGGCTGACCCAACCGCTTCACCACCACACTGGCGGTAACCCGCTGTTTCTCGTCTCGCTCGTAGACGACCTAGTCACCCGAGGCCTACTGGCGCAAGACGGCAAAGGCTGGGCGCTCCAAGGCGAAGTGGAAATGATCGGTATTCCAGAAACTATTCGCCACCTCGTCGCCCGCCAACGCGAACGTTTGCCTCTGGAAGAACAGCGCGTCCTCGAAGCGGCCAGCGTGGCGGGGATGGAATTCTCGGCGGCGGCAGTGGCTGCTGCGCTGGCGACCGACACGGCGCTCGTCGAGCGCCGGTGCGAGCAGCTTGCCGGGTGTCGGCAGTTTCTCGAACGACTCGGGGTCGAAGAATGGCCGGACGGTACACTCGCCGCACGATATGGGTTTCTCCACGCGCTCTATCAACAACTGTGGCACGAATGGGTAAGCCCAACGCAACTGCAACATCATCATCTGCGAATCGGCGAGCGGAAAGAGCGCGGGTACGGGGAGCGAACACGGGAGATAGCCGCCGAGCTCGCCGTGCATTTTGAACAGGGGCAGGATTACCGCCGAGCCGTGCGCTATCTGGAGCAAGCAGCCAAGAACGCCCTCCGCCGGAGCGCGCACCAAGACGCGAGTACGCTTTTGCGGAAGGGGTTGGAACTCCTCAAGAATGTTTCAGATCCCCTTGAACGAACCCAACATGAACTCGCCTTGCGGCTCACCCTCGGAACTTCTCTCGCCGCCATTCAGGGGTGGGGCGACCCAGCCGTGAAAGACTCCTATTCTCGCTCGCGGGCCTTGTGTCAAGAGTTTGGCGACTCCCTCCAATTGTTTTCGGTCTTGTGGGGGTTACGCGCCTTTTACGTCGTGCGAGCAGAGCTTGATACGGCGCACGAGCTCGCGGAACACCTCCTGGTCTTGGCGCAAAATGCCCGAGATGCGGCGTTGCTCTTAGAAGCGCATTTAGGGTTAGGTGTTGTCCTCCTGTACCAGGGAGATGTCCTGCCTGCGCGACAACACTTAGAGCAGGCCATGACCTTTCACGATCCGCAAAATCATCACGCACATGCGTTACTGTATGGACAAGACCCCGCAGTAGATTGCCTTGCGCATTCGTGTCCGCTCTTATTCGGTCTTGGTTTCGTCGACTTAGCAGTGGAAAAGAGTCGCCATGCGTTAGCGCTCGCCGAGCAGATCGCTCACCCCTTGAGCCAACTGCGAGCACGGTGTTTCACCGCCGCCACCCACCAGGGTCGCGGAGAAGCGCGATTGACGCAACAGCACGCGGAAACCGCCCTCAAGATTGCCTCCGAACATGGCTTTGCCTACTTCGCGGCGATGGCAACCATGCTGCGAGGGTGGGCCATTGCAGAACAGGGAGAGGTGGAAGAGGGTCTCGCGCAAATTCGACAAGGGCTGTCGGCCCACTCCTCCATGGGGGCGGAACTCGGGCGGCCGTATTACCTCTCCCTCCTTGCCGAGGCGTGTCAAAGAGCGGGAAGAGTCGAAGAGGGTCTTGCCGCCCTGGACGAAGCGCTCTTGAAAGTGAACACGAATGGAGAGCGCCATTATGAAGCGGAGCTGTATCGCCTCAAAGGCGAACTCCTTAGCAACGCGGCGCAGAAGGATCATCGACGTGAGGAGTCTCCCTTGGTAGAAGCGTGCTTTCAGCAGGCTCTGACAATCGCCCGCCAGCAGGGAACGAAGATGTTTGAGCTGCGCGCCACGCTGAGGCTGGTACAGCTCTGGCGTCAACAGCGGAAAAAAACCGAAGCACGGCAACTCCTCACGGGAATCTATTCCTGGTTTACTGAAGGATTTGATCTTGCCGATTTGCAAGAAGCAAAAGCGCTGCTTGACAAATTAGATTCCAAGTAG
- a CDS encoding MmgE/PrpD family protein has translation MHVTKQLSEALVGFTFFDLPTEVITVAKRILLDGLAVAVAGAHEDGPRIAAEHVKELGGAPLSTVIAHGFKTSPVSAAYVNGVAMHVLDYEPMWSPPTHATSPTLPTVLALAEREGCSGREVLAAFVKACEVQGRLRLASHQYEPGQLKYHPPGVVGVLGSAVAAAHLLNFSVDQLRNALGIAASRAGGVMANVGTMTKATHCGWAAAAGLDAALLARRGFTGNPDVIEAPNGYAEVFFGREFEPQALLAFGQSYRMLEPGFAIKMFPSQYATHFAITAALDLRQQIADLAAIQTVHITTPLMPYVNRPQPRTGLDGKFSFQYTTAAALLDGTVTVQSFTNERRFRADMEHLLPVIGITQTERIPGEMEKMWVDLEVQLADGQQLAVRCNGPRGFWGRPLTRAEHLVKVRDCLGARLSSQDVERCIELAEGLDELGADGVRELMALVSA, from the coding sequence ATGCACGTCACCAAGCAGTTGAGCGAAGCTCTTGTTGGATTCACGTTTTTCGATCTCCCGACTGAAGTCATCACTGTCGCCAAGCGTATTCTCCTCGATGGGCTCGCGGTCGCGGTCGCCGGTGCGCATGAGGACGGGCCACGCATCGCCGCTGAGCATGTGAAAGAGTTGGGCGGTGCGCCGCTGTCCACAGTCATCGCGCACGGGTTCAAAACGTCGCCGGTCTCCGCCGCGTATGTGAATGGTGTTGCCATGCACGTGCTGGACTACGAGCCGATGTGGAGTCCGCCGACGCATGCCACCTCACCAACCTTGCCGACAGTTTTAGCGCTAGCGGAACGGGAAGGCTGCTCAGGCCGTGAGGTACTCGCCGCGTTCGTCAAAGCCTGTGAAGTGCAGGGGCGGCTGCGTCTGGCTTCGCATCAATACGAGCCCGGCCAGCTCAAATATCATCCCCCGGGCGTGGTCGGCGTGCTGGGCTCGGCCGTCGCGGCGGCGCATCTCCTTAACTTCAGTGTCGATCAGCTCCGCAACGCTCTAGGCATTGCCGCCTCACGCGCCGGAGGGGTGATGGCGAACGTTGGCACGATGACGAAAGCGACCCACTGCGGGTGGGCGGCGGCGGCTGGACTCGATGCCGCCTTGCTGGCGCGACGCGGATTCACCGGCAACCCTGACGTGATCGAGGCACCGAACGGCTACGCTGAGGTGTTTTTTGGTCGGGAGTTCGAGCCCCAAGCGCTGCTGGCGTTTGGCCAGTCGTATCGCATGCTAGAGCCTGGCTTCGCCATCAAGATGTTTCCCAGCCAGTACGCCACGCACTTTGCTATTACTGCCGCGTTGGATCTTCGCCAGCAGATTGCCGATCTCGCAGCAATTCAGACGGTTCATATCACCACACCGCTCATGCCGTATGTGAACCGACCGCAACCGCGCACCGGTTTAGATGGCAAGTTCAGTTTCCAGTACACTACAGCAGCGGCCTTGCTCGATGGCACAGTCACCGTCCAGTCGTTTACTAATGAACGACGCTTCCGAGCGGACATGGAACATTTGCTGCCGGTGATCGGCATCACGCAGACTGAGCGTATTCCCGGTGAGATGGAGAAAATGTGGGTCGATCTTGAGGTGCAGCTTGCGGACGGGCAACAGCTCGCCGTTCGTTGCAACGGACCGCGAGGCTTTTGGGGTCGGCCGCTCACGCGCGCAGAGCATCTCGTCAAAGTTCGCGACTGTTTGGGGGCGCGTCTGTCCTCGCAAGACGTCGAGCGCTGCATCGAACTGGCCGAGGGGCTGGACGAACTCGGAGCCGATGGAGTACGAGAGCTGATGGCGCTTGTGAGCGCATGA
- a CDS encoding carboxymuconolactone decarboxylase family protein, with product MSRLPYVTREQLPEPERDIFDDLMQQRGSVGHVFRMAAHSPLLLRRMLYFSDGLRNRTRLDPRLRELAIMTVGRLTECEYEYVHHQTLAKRVGVRPEQVERLAAWETDPAFNAPERAVIRYATEMTLNVKIADATFDALRTFLDNEQIVELTMNTGFYNMVVRFLTATGVELE from the coding sequence ATGTCTCGTCTGCCTTATGTTACTCGTGAACAACTCCCCGAGCCGGAGCGCGATATTTTCGACGACTTGATGCAGCAGCGTGGCTCGGTCGGCCACGTCTTTCGCATGGCGGCACATAGTCCGCTCTTGTTGCGTCGCATGCTGTACTTTAGCGATGGCCTGCGCAATCGCACGCGTCTCGATCCTCGACTACGAGAACTCGCGATCATGACGGTCGGTCGGTTGACCGAGTGCGAGTACGAGTACGTGCACCATCAAACGTTGGCAAAACGAGTCGGCGTGCGTCCCGAACAAGTCGAGCGACTGGCGGCATGGGAGACCGACCCGGCGTTCAACGCGCCAGAACGCGCCGTGATTCGTTACGCGACGGAGATGACGCTCAACGTCAAAATCGCCGACGCGACATTCGACGCGTTGCGGACGTTTCTGGATAACGAACAAATCGTCGAGCTGACCATGAACACCGGATTCTACAACATGGTCGTGCGCTTCCTGACGGCGACGGGGGTCGAGCTGGAGTAA
- a CDS encoding DUF1329 domain-containing protein, with the protein MQHSHFTRWSRVGAALAFTFLAAPTSAELKPGDKLDKSNCQEAKGMLPDYVMEKFCDGKYIAEIIEVKDEQFQYSKKFKAGSEANAGKYYVTDQGYMYETATKTWPRYWYGFPFPTIDEKDPQAAYKIMYNHQVARFQIDDVYWFLSIKWATPEGFDRLVEFGVYATWFIGRHSGPIDNPDEVYQKDLLFGVAPYDIVGNSTVQWSHTDPEKWHSIWSFVPAIRRVRRVNAANTSEGLFGSILARDDAYGYGGKIQYMNWKLIGQQDMLVPIAPSGMEKALVPGDPAPKKLASDPSLLKDHGQIPLGQVARITWSPEERIVLGYEKEGWQGVAWAPTNLKLAKRRCWVLEATPKDPYYSYGRRILYEDKVAYWPYWVTLYDRAGEYWKTVIWMDKMGYTPGRDMTMRHPFWGVGEDVRQNRASFFDVQAKGYYTEYSLGFGNEIYTTGNLSALGK; encoded by the coding sequence ATGCAACACTCGCATTTCACGCGCTGGAGCCGAGTAGGAGCCGCGCTTGCATTCACTTTCCTCGCCGCGCCAACGTCCGCCGAACTCAAGCCCGGCGACAAACTCGATAAGTCGAACTGCCAGGAAGCCAAAGGCATGCTGCCTGACTATGTCATGGAAAAATTCTGTGACGGTAAATACATCGCCGAGATCATCGAAGTCAAAGACGAGCAGTTCCAGTACAGCAAGAAGTTCAAAGCCGGATCGGAGGCCAACGCCGGTAAGTATTACGTCACCGACCAAGGCTATATGTACGAAACCGCCACCAAGACCTGGCCTCGATATTGGTACGGGTTCCCCTTCCCCACTATTGATGAGAAGGACCCGCAAGCCGCCTATAAGATCATGTACAACCACCAGGTGGCGCGCTTCCAGATCGACGATGTCTACTGGTTTCTCTCCATCAAGTGGGCGACGCCCGAGGGCTTTGACCGGTTGGTGGAGTTTGGCGTGTACGCCACCTGGTTTATCGGCCGTCACTCAGGGCCGATCGACAACCCCGATGAGGTCTACCAGAAAGATCTCCTCTTCGGCGTGGCGCCGTACGACATCGTGGGAAACTCGACGGTGCAGTGGTCGCACACGGACCCGGAGAAATGGCACTCGATCTGGTCGTTCGTCCCCGCCATTCGCCGGGTGCGACGTGTGAATGCGGCGAACACCTCGGAAGGGTTATTTGGCTCGATTCTCGCCCGGGATGACGCCTACGGCTACGGGGGCAAGATCCAGTATATGAACTGGAAGCTGATTGGCCAGCAGGACATGCTGGTGCCAATCGCGCCCAGCGGCATGGAGAAGGCGCTTGTGCCTGGTGACCCGGCCCCAAAGAAGCTGGCCAGCGACCCCAGTCTGCTCAAAGATCACGGGCAGATTCCGCTCGGCCAAGTAGCCCGCATCACCTGGTCGCCGGAAGAGCGCATCGTGCTCGGCTACGAGAAAGAAGGCTGGCAGGGAGTCGCCTGGGCACCAACCAACTTAAAGCTGGCGAAGCGCCGGTGTTGGGTGCTCGAAGCCACGCCCAAAGATCCCTACTACTCCTATGGTCGGCGCATCCTTTACGAAGACAAGGTCGCCTACTGGCCTTACTGGGTCACGCTGTACGATCGGGCGGGTGAGTATTGGAAAACGGTCATTTGGATGGACAAGATGGGCTACACGCCGGGCCGCGATATGACCATGCGTCATCCGTTCTGGGGGGTCGGCGAAGACGTGCGCCAGAACCGCGCGAGCTTCTTTGATGTCCAAGCCAAGGGTTACTACACCGAATATTCGCTCGGGTTTGGCAACGAGATCTACACCACCGGCAACCTGTCGGCGTTGGGGAAGTAA